In Juglans regia cultivar Chandler chromosome 5, Walnut 2.0, whole genome shotgun sequence, the following are encoded in one genomic region:
- the LOC108997808 gene encoding senescence-specific cysteine protease SAG39-like — translation MGLITNQWQIICLALILTLGALASQADARTLQDIAMHEKHEQWMARYGRIYEDTYEKEKRFKIFKENAAYIESFNGAANKPYKLGINQFADLTNEEFVATRNRFMGHECSTQASSFKYENVTVLPSVMDWRKKGAVTPIKDQGQCGCCWAFSAVAAMEGITKLSTGKLISLSEQELVDCDIKGIDQGCGGGLMDNAFQFIQHNQGLTTEANYPYKGVDGTCNTKEESNHAAKINGYEDVPANSEKALLKAVANQPVSVAIDAEGSDFQFYSSGIFTGECGTSLDHGVTAVGYGITNDGTKYWLVKNSWGTEWGEQGYIRMQRDIDAKEGLCGIAMQASYPTA, via the exons ATGGGGCTCATCACTAACCAGTGGCAAATCATTTGTTTGGCTTTGATCCTCACTTTGGGAGCTTTGGCTTCTCAAGCTGACGCTCGCACCCTCCAGGATATAGCAATGCATGAGAAGCATGAGCAGTGGATGGCTCGTTATGGGCGTATATATGAGGACACTTACGAGAAAGAGAAgcgtttcaaaatattcaaagaaaaTGCGGCATACATAGAATCATTTAATGGTGCAGCAAACAAGCCATACAAGTTAGGAATCAACCAATTTGCAGATCTTACAAATGAAGAGTTCGTAGCCACGCGAAATAGATTCATGGGGCATGAATGCTCGACACAAGCTTCttctttcaaatatgaaaatgtaACTGTGTTGCCTTCTGTAATGGACTGGAGAAAGAAAGGAGCAGTAACACCCATCAAAGACCAAGGCCAATGTG GATGTTGCTGGGCATTTTCAGCAGTGGCAGCCATGGAAGGAATTACCAAGCTATCAACTGGTAAATTAATCTCTTTGTCTGAGCAAGAGTTGGTAGACTGTGACATTAAAGGAATTGACCAAGGGTGTGGTGGCGGTTTGATGGATAATGCATTCCAATTCATCCAACATAATCAAGGCCTCACTACAGAAGCCAACTATCCTTACAAGGGTGTTGATGGAACCTGCAACACAAAGGAAGAATCCAACCATGCAGCCAAGATAAATGGCTATGAAGATGTGCCAGCAAATAGCGAAAAAGCACTTCTTAAAGCTGTAGCTAATCAACCAGTTTCTGTTGCCATAGATGCTGAAGGTTCTGATTTCCAATTCTATTCAAGTGGTATTTTTACAGGAGAGTGTGGCACTAGCCTAGACCATGGTGTTACCGCTGTTGGTTACGGGATCACCAATGACGGGACCAAGTATTGGCTAGTGAAGAACTCATGGGGTACAGAATGGGGTGAACAAGGGTACATAAGGATGCAAAGAGATATTGATGCAAAGGAAGGCCTATGTGGTATAGCAATGCAAGCCTCTTATCCAACCGCATAA